A window from Zingiber officinale cultivar Zhangliang chromosome 7A, Zo_v1.1, whole genome shotgun sequence encodes these proteins:
- the LOC122001760 gene encoding mitochondrial import receptor subunit TOM20-like, which produces MDLSETDFDRILFFEHARKTAEATYATNPLDADNLTKWGGALFELAQFQGGEESVKAISDAISKLEEALAINPKKPETNWYLGNAHSALAFCFPDHDTAMVHFDKATHCFQKAAEEDPGNELYKNSLEMLAKAPELHQELQKQMAGQNTVNATSSNTSTKVSKESKKKKKSSDLTYDILGWVILAVGIVAWVGLAKYHVATASPPPR; this is translated from the exons ATGGATTTGTCGGAGACCGACTTCGATCGCATCCTCTTCTTCGAGCATGCACGCAAGACCGCCGAAGCCACCTACGCAACGAACCCCCTCGACGCTGAT AATCTGACGAAATGGGGAGGCGCACTTTTTGAGCTGGCACAGTTTCAGGGCGGGGAAGAATCAGTGAAGGCGATATCAG ATGCTATATCAAAACTGGAAGAAGCCTTGGCAATCAATCCAAAGAAGCCTGAAACTAATTGGTATTTAGGAAATGCACATTCTGCTCTAGCCTTCTGTTTTCCAGATCATGATACTGCCATGGTTCATTTTGATAAGGCAACTCACTGTTTTCAGAAGGCTGCGGAGGAG GATCCTGGAAATGAGCTCTACAAAAATTCTCTGGAAATGCTGGCCAAG GCCCCGGAGTTGCATCAGGAACTCCAAAAGCAGATGGCTGGCCAAAACACTGTAAATGCGACATCCTCAAATACAAGTACTAAG GTATCAAAGGAgtctaagaagaagaagaaaagcagcGACTTGACATACGATATACTTGGGTGGGTTATTCTTGCAGTTGGTATTGTCGCTTGGGTAGGTTTGGCCAAATATCACGTCGCCACTGCATCGCCACCCCCAAGGTGA
- the LOC121999520 gene encoding tyrosine-protein phosphatase DSP3-like, with the protein MRVCSLACVRRVCSLFLARHLFLLPTFISRRSQIGVSSLAPPESLGMMVLEAPAAAPEEEALPWPIVERRAEGTGSASVSEDEVLVPPFNFGVVEHGIYRSGFPAAANVQFLRTLNLKSFVCLCSEQYSEEVAEFARSERIRIFQFGLGGTRETLSTVTSDIITRALGAILDIRNHPILIHCKRGKHRTGCLVGCFRKLQHWRISSVHEEYIKFAAPKVRESDMKFMEAFDPSCLMECVAGIIYRYHGFGSQSRRLAYNETQ; encoded by the exons ATGCGGGTGTGCTCCCTCGCTTGCGTCCGCAGAGTCTGTTCGCTGTTCCTTGCCCGCCATTTGTTCCTTCTTCCCACATTCATCTCCCGGCGATCCCAGATCGGAGTCTCCTCCCTCGCCCCGCCGGAGTCCCTCGGCATGATGGTCTTGGAGGCCCCGGCGGCGGCGCCGGAGGAAGAAGCGCTCCCCTGGCCGATCGTGGAACGGCGGGCGGAGGGCACGGGGAGTGCTTCTGTTTCCGAGGACGAGGTTTTGGTTCCGCCTTTCAACTTCGGGGTGGTCGAACACGGCATCTACCGATCGGGGTTCCCCGCGGCTGCCAACGTTCAGTTTTTGAGGACTCTCAACTTGAAATCCTTCGT GTGCCTCTGTTCGGAGCAATATTCGGAGGAGGTTGCCGAGTTTGCGAGGTCCGAGAGGATTCGGATTTTCCAGTTTGGGCTCGGAGGCACCAGG GAAACTTTATCAACTGTTACTAGCGATATCATCACACGGGCTCTTGGAGCCATACTCG ATATAAGGAACCATCCCATTTTAATTCATTGCAAAAGAGGGAAG CATCGCACAGGCTGCCTTGTTGGCTGCTTCAGAAAACTGCAGCATTGGCGCATATCCTCCGTGCACGAAGAGTACATAAAATTCGCAGCACCCAAAGTTCGGGAATCCGACATGAAATTCATGGAGGCGTTTGATCCTTCTTGTCTGATGGAATGCGTCGCGGGCATCATCTACCGCTACCACGGCTTCGGCAGCCAGTCCAGGCGCCTTGCCTACAATGAAACGCAATAG